CTGCTTTTCATCTCTCTGCCCTCTGCGCTATGCACTCTGCGGGATTTATTCACTCAGTGTCTGTCTTTAACACTGCCATGAATGCACTCTGCGGGATTTCAACCGAACCGACAACTCTCATCCTTTTCTTACCCTTTTTCTGTTTTTCAAGTAGCTTTCTCTTCCGGGTAATGTCCCCGCCATAACATTTTGCAGTAACATCCTTTCTGAAAGGCGAGATGGTCGAACGGGCAATGATCTTACCCCCAATGGCGCCCTGGATAGCTATTTTGAATTGCTGCCTCGGTATCTCGTCTTTCAGGCTGTCACATGCCTTTAGCGCCCTATCACGGGCATGTTCGCGGTGAACGATCATCGAGAGGGCATCCACCTTTTCCCCGTTTACGAGTATGTCAAACTTTACCAGATCGCTTTCCCTGTAATCGATAATCTCGTAATCGAAAGACCCGTATCCCTGGGTGATGCTTTTAAGCCTGTCGTAAAAGTCGAAGATTACTTCACTTAGAGGC
This window of the Pseudomonadota bacterium genome carries:
- a CDS encoding elongation factor 4; the protein is DDYLSLAEALEKYKLNDAALIYQKDSSAALGQGFRCGFLGLLHLEIFQERLEREFDQYIIMTAPSVQYRLLLTDGSTVIIDNPAYYPDPTEIKKGEEPYIRANIMIPERYVGVVMKLCMDRRGVNSHLSYPASGRVEIAFDMPLSEVIFDFYDRLKSITQGYGSFDYEIIDYRESDLVKFDILVNGEKVDALSMIVHREHARDRALKACDSLKDEIPRQQFKIAIQGAIGGKIIARSTISPFRKDVTAKCYGGDITRKRKLLEKQKKGKKRMRVVGSVEIPQSAFMAVLKTDTE